A region from the Caldicellulosiruptor naganoensis genome encodes:
- the istB gene encoding IS21-like element ISCsa9 family helper ATPase IstB, with amino-acid sequence MNDLLLGKLKDLKLSGIIKSFDLRVEEAIKNNFSYREFFEILINDEVSNRRINSNQKRISKARFPWHKTLEEYNFSYQPSINKRFIYNLATCEFVRKKENVAFIGPPGTGKTHLAIAIGLKAVALGYRVLFTTANEMLEELYISRADNSYQQKLKNYVNVDLLIIDELGLRKFNQSSVDDFYEIISKRYERGSIIITTNKVFEEWPRIFYDPVLATAILDRFVHHCHFVVIKGESYRMKQREGAIKALTDDSKNESNQLDNDN; translated from the coding sequence ATGAATGATCTTTTGTTGGGAAAACTAAAAGATTTGAAATTATCTGGGATAATAAAGAGTTTTGATTTAAGAGTAGAGGAAGCTATTAAGAATAACTTTTCTTATCGAGAGTTTTTTGAGATATTGATAAATGATGAAGTGAGTAACAGGAGAATAAACAGTAATCAAAAGAGGATAAGCAAAGCGAGGTTTCCATGGCACAAGACATTAGAAGAATACAATTTTAGTTATCAGCCTTCAATTAATAAGAGGTTTATATACAATTTGGCGACCTGTGAATTTGTCCGCAAGAAAGAGAATGTGGCCTTCATAGGACCGCCAGGGACAGGAAAAACACATCTTGCAATAGCGATAGGACTTAAAGCTGTAGCACTTGGATATAGAGTTTTGTTTACCACAGCAAATGAGATGTTAGAAGAGTTGTATATTTCAAGAGCGGATAATTCGTATCAACAAAAGCTAAAAAACTATGTTAATGTGGATTTGTTGATAATAGATGAGCTGGGCTTAAGGAAATTTAATCAAAGCAGTGTAGATGATTTTTATGAGATAATATCGAAGAGGTATGAGAGAGGATCGATAATAATAACCACAAACAAGGTATTTGAAGAGTGGCCGAGGATATTTTATGACCCAGTCTTAGCAACGGCAATTTTAGATAGATTTGTACATCACTGTCATTTTGTAGTTATCAAAGGTGAAAGTTATAGGATGAAGCAAAGGGAGGGTGCTATAAAAGCTTTAACAGATGATTCCAAGAATGAGTCAAATCAGTTAGATAATGATAATTAA
- a CDS encoding HAD family hydrolase, with protein sequence MGKIKAAIFDMDGVLTDTVKLHFKAWKEMFNNHGYKFEYEDYKQKVDGKPRMDGIKSIVGDLSEEQLISMAEEKQRYFLELVETDSLEAFEDAIWILQYFKQNSVKLAVASSSKNTSKILTKLGIDKMFDTIVTGYDFKKGKPDPEIFLTAAKRLNVNPRECVVFEDAIDGIKAGISAGMLTIGVCRDGQFERLKNAHFIVDRLDKVTIELLENLHEKVFKIV encoded by the coding sequence ATAGGAAAAATTAAAGCAGCAATTTTCGATATGGACGGAGTTTTGACTGATACTGTAAAGCTTCATTTCAAAGCGTGGAAAGAAATGTTCAACAATCATGGATACAAATTTGAATATGAAGATTACAAACAAAAAGTAGATGGGAAGCCCAGGATGGATGGGATAAAAAGTATTGTGGGAGATCTTTCCGAAGAGCAGCTTATTTCTATGGCAGAGGAAAAGCAGAGGTATTTTTTAGAGCTTGTCGAAACTGACAGTTTAGAAGCGTTTGAGGACGCAATTTGGATTTTGCAGTATTTTAAGCAAAACTCAGTAAAACTTGCTGTCGCATCCTCAAGCAAAAATACAAGCAAAATTCTGACAAAACTTGGTATTGATAAGATGTTTGATACAATTGTAACGGGCTATGATTTTAAAAAGGGCAAACCTGATCCCGAGATATTCTTGACTGCTGCAAAAAGGCTGAATGTAAATCCAAGAGAATGTGTTGTTTTTGAAGATGCAATAGACGGCATCAAGGCAGGAATTTCTGCTGGAATGCTTACAATTGGGGTTTGCAGAGATGGTCAGTTTGAAAGACTAAAAAACGCTCATTTTATAGTTGACAGATTGGACAAGGTTACAATAGAACTTCTTGAAAATCTTCACGAAAAGGTTTTTAAAATAGTTTAG
- a CDS encoding glycoside hydrolase family 65 protein, producing the protein MKLSEREWLIEQDKFEVSGKFETCFALTNGYIGIRGINEEVFCDETPGTYIAGVFDKSGAQVTELVNLPNPIGLRIYINREYLNPLKCEILEFKRVLDLKQGVLYRKLRLKDNKGRITTIEGFRFVSMNNKNLIVQKYNVVCENYSAVLNIESFIDATTVNSKDVPNDRVKHYEIDKKKDFADGIYLGITIKDKKYKVEIASSTKVSLNNQRCHFNRFTKDLGCIITENFEVEAKQGERYEIEKLSVLVSSREKNVGDVFETCTNKLKEFKTKSAEKLLFEHIEEYKKLWDVANIDIVGDEVANKSVKFNIFHLISMANPEDEHVSLGAKGLQGEGYKGHVFWDTEIFMLPFYIYTNPAAAKAMLMYRYNLLDAARENAKKNGYKGAQFPWESADTGEEETPKWGYDYLGNPVRIWTGDIEYHISADIAYAVMNYVGATDDIDFLLNYGSEIIIETARFWASICKYNKEKGRYEINNVIGPDEFHEHCNNNAYTNYLAKWNLLKASELCNLLLEKYPKYFEKLSKKINLSDEEPFVWQEIASKIYIPYYPDKKLIEQFEGYFNLKDFVIKEYDQNNMPVWPEGVELDKLNNYQLIKQADVVMLLYLLGEEFDDQTKKINYDYYEKRTMHKSSLSPSIYALIGVRVGETNRAYINFMRTALTDLEDNQGNTHLGIHAASLGGTWQALVFGFGGISLEKNDILNVNPWLPEKWESLKFSIWWKGNLFDFTITKDNVEVKKRVEKGSVKLKIKGQEVTI; encoded by the coding sequence ATGAAATTATCAGAACGCGAATGGCTGATTGAACAGGATAAATTTGAAGTTTCTGGCAAGTTTGAAACATGTTTTGCTCTTACAAATGGTTATATAGGGATAAGAGGAATTAACGAAGAAGTTTTTTGCGATGAAACTCCGGGAACTTACATTGCTGGTGTCTTTGATAAGTCAGGTGCACAGGTGACAGAACTTGTCAATCTACCAAATCCGATTGGTCTTAGGATATATATCAATAGAGAGTATTTGAATCCCTTGAAATGTGAGATACTTGAATTCAAAAGAGTTTTAGACTTAAAACAAGGTGTTTTGTACAGAAAATTGAGACTGAAAGATAACAAAGGTAGAATTACAACTATAGAAGGATTCCGCTTTGTAAGTATGAATAATAAGAATCTAATTGTTCAGAAGTACAATGTTGTGTGCGAAAACTATTCGGCAGTTTTAAATATTGAAAGCTTTATTGACGCAACTACTGTGAATTCTAAGGATGTTCCGAATGACAGGGTGAAGCATTATGAGATAGATAAAAAGAAGGACTTTGCAGATGGTATATATCTTGGTATTACTATAAAGGACAAAAAGTATAAGGTAGAAATAGCAAGTTCGACAAAAGTTTCCTTGAATAACCAAAGATGTCATTTTAATAGGTTTACAAAAGATTTAGGATGCATTATTACAGAAAACTTTGAGGTTGAAGCAAAGCAAGGAGAACGTTATGAGATAGAAAAACTAAGTGTTTTGGTGTCCTCAAGAGAAAAAAACGTTGGAGATGTTTTTGAAACTTGTACTAATAAATTGAAAGAATTCAAAACAAAAAGTGCTGAGAAGCTACTTTTTGAGCATATAGAGGAATATAAAAAACTTTGGGATGTTGCCAATATTGATATAGTTGGAGATGAAGTTGCCAACAAAAGTGTAAAGTTCAACATCTTTCATCTTATTAGCATGGCAAATCCAGAAGATGAACATGTAAGCCTTGGTGCGAAAGGACTTCAAGGTGAAGGTTACAAAGGACATGTTTTTTGGGACACTGAAATATTTATGCTTCCGTTTTATATCTACACAAACCCTGCAGCAGCTAAAGCGATGCTTATGTACAGATACAACTTGCTTGATGCGGCAAGAGAAAATGCAAAGAAAAATGGCTACAAAGGTGCTCAGTTCCCGTGGGAGAGTGCAGATACAGGCGAAGAAGAAACTCCAAAGTGGGGATATGACTATCTCGGAAATCCAGTTAGGATATGGACTGGTGATATAGAATATCACATCTCTGCGGATATTGCATATGCAGTTATGAACTATGTGGGCGCAACTGATGATATAGATTTCCTTTTAAATTACGGTTCAGAGATTATAATTGAGACAGCAAGGTTTTGGGCGTCAATCTGTAAATACAACAAGGAAAAAGGTAGGTATGAAATAAACAATGTTATAGGCCCTGATGAATTTCACGAACACTGCAACAACAACGCATACACAAACTATCTTGCTAAGTGGAATTTACTCAAAGCATCAGAACTCTGCAATCTGCTTTTGGAAAAATATCCAAAGTATTTTGAGAAGTTATCCAAAAAGATAAACCTATCTGATGAAGAACCTTTCGTATGGCAAGAGATAGCTTCAAAGATTTATATACCATACTATCCCGACAAAAAACTAATTGAACAGTTTGAAGGGTATTTCAACCTAAAAGATTTTGTTATAAAAGAATATGACCAGAATAATATGCCAGTCTGGCCAGAAGGTGTAGAACTCGACAAGCTGAATAACTACCAGCTAATAAAACAGGCAGATGTTGTAATGCTTCTTTACCTGCTCGGTGAAGAATTTGATGATCAAACAAAGAAAATAAATTACGACTACTATGAGAAGAGAACTATGCACAAATCGTCTTTGAGTCCGAGCATATACGCTTTGATAGGTGTCAGGGTTGGTGAGACAAACAGAGCATATATCAACTTTATGCGAACAGCTTTGACAGATCTTGAAGACAACCAAGGGAATACTCATTTAGGTATTCATGCCGCATCACTTGGTGGTACATGGCAAGCTTTAGTATTTGGGTTTGGTGGCATTAGCTTAGAAAAAAATGACATCCTAAATGTCAATCCATGGCTTCCTGAAAAATGGGAAAGCTTGAAGTTTAGTATTTGGTGGAAAGGAAACCTTTTTGACTTTACAATTACAAAAGATAATGTTGAGGTCAAAAAAAGGGTTGAAAAGGGAAGTGTAAAGCTAAAAATTAAAGGGCAAGAAGTTACCATATAA
- a CDS encoding carbohydrate ABC transporter permease yields the protein MDSIVNTFYYSILVVPTQLIIALILAVIVNDKVKFKDFFRTTYYLPTVTSPVAVSIIFLFLYKTDGLVNQILSHIGITPRNWFNEPSFVMSAIVSVAVWGSVGFYMVTFLSGLSTIPDQLYEAAEVEGAGEFTKLFKITIPLLKPMIFFNTVVSFISTLQMFDLSYIIGGSDGGPMGEAMTMVVMIYRTAFKEFNMGVASAMAFIGFGIIFILTLIQRKFFGEEMSY from the coding sequence TTGGACTCGATTGTAAACACTTTTTACTATTCAATTTTGGTGGTTCCAACTCAGCTAATTATCGCTTTAATTTTAGCTGTGATAGTAAATGACAAGGTAAAGTTCAAAGACTTTTTCAGAACCACCTACTATCTTCCAACAGTTACCTCCCCTGTTGCTGTGTCAATAATATTCTTGTTTTTATACAAGACAGATGGTTTGGTGAATCAGATTTTAAGCCATATAGGTATAACTCCACGAAACTGGTTCAATGAGCCTTCATTTGTAATGTCCGCGATTGTCAGTGTGGCTGTGTGGGGTTCTGTTGGTTTTTACATGGTTACATTTTTATCAGGGCTCTCTACAATTCCTGACCAGCTTTACGAAGCTGCTGAGGTTGAAGGTGCTGGAGAGTTTACAAAGCTATTTAAAATTACAATACCACTTTTAAAACCTATGATATTTTTCAACACAGTTGTGTCATTTATAAGCACACTGCAGATGTTTGACCTCTCTTACATTATTGGTGGTTCTGATGGAGGACCGATGGGGGAAGCAATGACAATGGTTGTTATGATTTATAGAACAGCTTTCAAAGAGTTTAACATGGGCGTTGCATCAGCAATGGCGTTTATTGGGTTTGGAATTATTTTTATTCTAACATTGATTCAAAGGAAATTCTTTGGTGAAGAGATGTCATATTAA
- a CDS encoding LacI family DNA-binding transcriptional regulator, whose product MRKSKNVTIKDIAKALGLSPSTVSRALNNYSDINPETRDKVIEMAKKLNYVPNIFAKGLVTNKTKRVGLFIEDLEREGIYGVFYYEILTSFRKAAMDNGYEVVLLSTTSEEQKRVHFDTVMQEKQLEGAFIMGLKTDDEYLNEIQKSTYPVVLLDIPIKNSNIGYVTTDNLKGAQIATEHLIHLGHRRIGFLNGHKKAYVSQERLNGYILALSKNGIRIDNELIVEGDFTEESGYKAADYFLEKGVTAVFAASDMMAIGLIKRFKDLGVEVPAKVSIVGFDDVSIARYITPTLTTIRQNKSEMGKSAFYLLLNLISKQPINHIVLEPDLVKRESTARLR is encoded by the coding sequence ATGAGAAAGAGCAAGAATGTGACAATAAAAGACATTGCGAAAGCTTTAGGACTGTCGCCAAGTACTGTATCAAGAGCTCTTAATAACTATTCAGATATAAATCCAGAGACAAGAGACAAAGTTATTGAAATGGCAAAAAAATTAAACTATGTTCCAAATATCTTTGCAAAAGGTCTTGTGACAAACAAGACAAAGCGAGTAGGACTTTTCATAGAGGATTTAGAAAGAGAGGGAATATATGGAGTGTTTTATTATGAGATACTTACAAGTTTTAGGAAAGCTGCTATGGACAATGGTTATGAGGTTGTGCTCTTGTCAACTACTTCAGAAGAGCAAAAGAGAGTCCACTTTGACACAGTTATGCAGGAAAAACAGCTTGAGGGTGCTTTTATAATGGGACTAAAAACTGATGATGAATATCTAAATGAAATACAAAAAAGTACCTATCCAGTTGTTCTGCTTGATATTCCTATTAAAAATTCAAATATTGGGTATGTAACTACTGATAATCTCAAAGGTGCACAAATTGCAACAGAACACCTTATCCATCTTGGACACAGAAGGATAGGATTTTTAAACGGCCATAAGAAAGCATATGTAAGCCAAGAAAGACTGAATGGCTATATTTTGGCCTTGAGCAAAAATGGGATTAGAATAGACAATGAACTTATTGTCGAAGGTGATTTTACAGAAGAAAGTGGATATAAAGCAGCGGATTACTTTTTAGAAAAAGGTGTCACTGCAGTTTTTGCTGCATCTGATATGATGGCAATAGGGCTTATAAAGAGGTTTAAGGACCTTGGGGTTGAGGTGCCTGCAAAAGTATCCATTGTTGGATTTGATGATGTTTCTATTGCAAGGTATATAACACCTACACTTACAACAATAAGGCAGAATAAATCCGAGATGGGCAAGTCAGCTTTCTATTTGCTTTTGAATCTAATTTCGAAACAGCCCATAAATCATATTGTTTTAGAACCAGATCTTGTCAAAAGAGAGTCAACTGCAAGGCTGCGATGA
- a CDS encoding glycoside hydrolase family 65 protein, whose product MRKLPKKEPIFLPDEWNIIEEGFHPEKNFMLETIFTVANGYLGLRGNLDEDFPDKSQSFKATYINGFYEEYDITYPEGGYGFAKRGEAMVNVADVKTFEITIDGEKFNLFSGKIDKHVRKLDMRNGTFMRKIIWESNSGKKIYIIFERLACFKRQHLGAINIRIKPLNFSGRIKIVSKIEGNSSNLLETEDVRVGSGIEKFPFETIKAYCNKLNGFLMQKTKKSRLSYGCMVDHVLSIKEFFYKSFADKGKNLVIFEIEFDAIKDVEYNLTKYFSYFTQRDVEEDLIEEGCAAEILEAKKIGFENLLKEQREFLEAFWENADVVVKGDPQIQQAIRFSLFSLLQSTGRNGISNIAAKGLTGEGYGGHYFWDSEIYIMPFFIYTHPEIARMLLIHRYNLLDAARQRAKELHHRGALYPWRTIAGKECSAYFPAGTAQYHINADIVYAIKKYFEATDDLDFIKNYGAEIVFESARFYADLVHFSEEKDRKFCIFCVTGPDEYTALVDNNAYTNYMVQMNLEFAARLYNLLKETDKEAFERLCNKLKLSDEEIELWKKIADNMYLPYNAKLKIIPQDDLFIYKKKLDLSKIPEDQFPLLLHWHYLDIYRYQICKQPDVLLLIYLLRDKFSYEDLKNNYEYYEPITTHDSSLSPAIFSILAAELNLLEKAYEYFRYTARMDLEDLNDNTKDGIHAACMSGTWQAIVFGFGGMRTGKDLLSFSPKLPEGIDYISFKIKYKGCTIKVEITKNKVIYTLLAGEAILLSHYSQTFELKSG is encoded by the coding sequence TTGAGAAAGCTTCCCAAAAAGGAACCTATATTTTTGCCAGATGAGTGGAACATAATAGAAGAGGGATTTCATCCTGAAAAGAATTTTATGCTTGAGACCATATTTACAGTTGCAAATGGATATCTGGGCCTGAGGGGAAACTTGGATGAAGATTTTCCTGACAAAAGCCAGAGCTTTAAAGCAACATATATTAACGGCTTTTATGAAGAGTATGATATAACTTATCCAGAGGGTGGATATGGATTTGCAAAGCGTGGCGAAGCAATGGTAAATGTGGCTGATGTAAAGACATTTGAAATAACAATTGATGGTGAAAAATTTAATCTATTCAGTGGAAAAATTGACAAACATGTGAGAAAACTTGATATGAGAAACGGAACGTTTATGCGCAAGATAATCTGGGAATCTAACAGCGGCAAGAAAATTTATATCATATTTGAGCGGCTTGCATGTTTTAAAAGACAGCATTTGGGAGCAATCAATATTAGAATAAAACCTCTCAATTTTTCTGGCAGAATAAAAATTGTAAGCAAAATAGAAGGAAACTCTTCAAATCTACTTGAGACAGAAGATGTGAGGGTTGGTTCTGGAATAGAAAAATTTCCTTTTGAGACAATTAAAGCTTACTGTAATAAACTTAATGGTTTTTTAATGCAGAAAACTAAAAAGAGTAGACTCTCGTATGGCTGCATGGTAGATCATGTTTTGAGCATCAAAGAATTTTTCTACAAATCTTTTGCTGACAAAGGGAAAAATCTTGTCATATTTGAGATTGAATTTGATGCAATAAAAGATGTTGAATATAATTTGACAAAATATTTTTCATACTTTACACAAAGAGATGTTGAAGAAGATTTGATTGAAGAGGGCTGTGCTGCTGAAATACTTGAGGCAAAAAAGATTGGATTTGAAAACCTTTTGAAAGAACAAAGAGAATTTTTGGAAGCTTTTTGGGAAAACGCTGATGTTGTAGTAAAAGGAGATCCCCAAATCCAGCAAGCTATAAGATTTAGCCTATTTTCGCTGCTTCAATCAACAGGTAGAAACGGTATTTCAAACATTGCTGCAAAAGGCTTAACTGGAGAAGGCTACGGTGGACATTATTTTTGGGATTCTGAAATCTATATAATGCCGTTTTTTATTTACACGCATCCAGAAATTGCAAGAATGCTTTTAATACACCGCTACAATCTATTAGATGCAGCAAGACAAAGAGCAAAAGAACTTCATCATCGTGGTGCCCTTTATCCATGGCGAACAATTGCGGGAAAAGAGTGTTCAGCTTACTTTCCAGCCGGAACTGCGCAATATCATATAAACGCTGATATTGTCTATGCCATTAAAAAGTACTTTGAAGCAACAGATGACCTTGACTTTATTAAAAACTATGGTGCAGAGATTGTATTTGAATCAGCAAGATTTTATGCAGATTTAGTGCACTTTAGTGAAGAAAAGGATAGAAAGTTTTGTATCTTTTGTGTAACAGGTCCTGATGAATATACAGCACTTGTTGACAACAATGCTTATACAAACTACATGGTTCAAATGAATTTGGAATTTGCAGCAAGGTTATATAATCTACTGAAAGAAACAGATAAAGAAGCCTTTGAAAGACTCTGTAATAAGCTTAAACTGTCAGATGAAGAAATTGAACTTTGGAAAAAGATAGCTGATAACATGTACCTGCCGTACAATGCTAAGCTCAAGATAATTCCCCAGGATGATTTATTTATCTATAAAAAGAAACTTGATCTGTCTAAAATACCAGAAGATCAGTTTCCTTTACTGCTGCACTGGCATTATTTGGATATTTACAGGTATCAGATTTGCAAACAGCCAGATGTATTGCTACTCATATACCTTTTGAGAGATAAGTTCAGTTATGAAGATCTGAAAAACAACTATGAATACTATGAACCAATAACCACACATGATTCTTCTCTCTCACCAGCAATCTTTAGTATACTGGCTGCAGAGCTAAATCTTCTGGAAAAAGCTTATGAATACTTTAGATACACTGCAAGAATGGATCTTGAGGATTTGAACGACAATACAAAAGACGGAATTCACGCAGCCTGTATGAGCGGAACATGGCAGGCTATTGTATTTGGCTTTGGTGGCATGAGAACAGGTAAGGATTTACTTTCGTTTTCCCCAAAGCTTCCTGAAGGTATTGATTATATCTCATTTAAGATCAAATACAAGGGATGTACTATAAAAGTAGAAATAACCAAAAATAAGGTAATTTATACACTCTTGGCTGGTGAAGCTATCCTACTTTCTCATTATTCCCAAACTTTTGAGCTTAAAAGTGGGTAA
- a CDS encoding tetratricopeptide repeat protein, with protein sequence MRKSRKWLIIGLIGLILVYFGFRFFSNRYIIVDDKVIMNTLSIDDTLSVINGMIDRGEYNNAAALAKWIVKNAKTSDGKISGYFKMCEIANLIGNPMMEEYYADLALKQLNSDTSLWVKKVAYFYKGVAVGKRSQELGEIKRMSEAVYWIKMSLNINDLDEPKTTWDFNGRAYYSLGVIYIEAYGNYQKALEYIEKFLQLVKEDKENEFLREYIELLSYSGNCYYELGMKDKLREVYDIWKKNYPKYKDYFKNYKFQLKKLEFLNKLIDGKYKEAEEIMKKEDPEYLGIYYYRKVGDIEKGKKALIGFGKSNIQLYPFPFFQRWVKEFKLSEEEKKELEVMWKRWVEENRKKCMTTNVLRSDKEIAKRGWK encoded by the coding sequence ATGAGGAAAAGCAGGAAGTGGCTGATAATTGGATTGATAGGTTTAATACTGGTTTATTTTGGATTTAGATTTTTTTCAAACAGATATATCATTGTAGATGACAAAGTTATAATGAACACTTTGTCAATAGATGATACACTTAGTGTGATAAATGGGATGATAGATAGGGGGGAGTATAATAATGCTGCAGCTCTTGCCAAATGGATTGTTAAAAATGCTAAAACTTCTGATGGTAAAATTAGTGGTTATTTCAAAATGTGTGAAATAGCCAATCTGATAGGTAATCCGATGATGGAGGAATATTATGCAGACCTTGCTTTGAAGCAGTTAAACAGTGATACCTCATTGTGGGTTAAAAAGGTTGCTTATTTTTATAAAGGTGTAGCAGTTGGGAAGAGAAGTCAGGAACTTGGTGAGATAAAAAGAATGAGTGAAGCTGTTTACTGGATAAAAATGTCTTTAAATATTAATGACTTGGATGAGCCTAAAACAACCTGGGATTTTAATGGACGAGCATATTATTCACTTGGGGTAATATATATAGAAGCATATGGAAATTACCAAAAAGCACTTGAATACATAGAAAAGTTTTTGCAACTTGTTAAGGAGGATAAAGAGAATGAATTTTTAAGAGAGTATATTGAGCTATTATCATACTCAGGGAATTGCTATTATGAATTGGGTATGAAGGATAAATTAAGAGAAGTGTATGATATCTGGAAAAAGAATTATCCCAAGTACAAGGATTATTTTAAGAATTATAAATTTCAATTGAAAAAGTTAGAATTTCTTAACAAACTAATTGATGGCAAATATAAAGAGGCAGAAGAGATTATGAAGAAAGAAGATCCAGAGTATTTAGGGATTTACTATTATCGAAAGGTAGGAGATATTGAAAAAGGCAAGAAAGCGTTGATAGGTTTTGGGAAGAGTAATATACAACTTTATCCATTTCCATTTTTTCAGAGGTGGGTAAAAGAGTTTAAGCTAAGTGAGGAAGAGAAGAAAGAACTTGAGGTTATGTGGAAAAGATGGGTTGAGGAAAACAGAAAGAAGTGTATGACTACAAATGTACTTAGAAGTGATAAAGAGATAGCAAAGAGGGGTTGGAAATAA
- a CDS encoding Ig-like domain-containing protein, whose product MKEIIRKVIIVICFLSIISGFQFVLSAQTKTKIVKIDNLNIIVKVGDSFTLPSKVKATLSDKKVVYVPVKWTPNRVSTQNVGRFVFKGKVQNYKKDVILTLNVRYWTLDELKKEKNKVVVLKGYNKEGKVFTYCGILLSPDGKILTTYTAIDYLQKAEVYIGNQRYEVEKVIDYDVSKDIAILKLKGAKNLPYVKIGDSTKVKPGDRVVVISTSAIYTNVFVSEYDKDNGVFVLGGEAIKKDDTGMAAFNFRGEVIGIGFTGYYNENPNKKYLMVIPSEKIKSLKGNKNLSLSQLFRREHVIEGKDFYYEGEIKDGMRHGYGYCKWSNGDEYIGDWKNDTMDGYGEYYSANGDVYKGDFKNGMFDGRGTCIFANGDKYEGEWKNDKINGKGTYIWANGDKYEGEWKNGVKEGYGIYTWADGDRYEGEWKNDKMNGTGTMYKATGEVIKGIWKDGELIQKLEDNF is encoded by the coding sequence ATGAAGGAAATAATTAGAAAAGTAATTATTGTTATTTGTTTTCTGAGCATTATATCAGGTTTTCAGTTTGTTTTATCAGCTCAAACCAAAACTAAAATTGTGAAAATTGATAATTTAAACATTATAGTAAAAGTTGGAGACAGTTTTACCTTGCCAAGCAAAGTCAAGGCTACCCTTTCTGACAAGAAAGTAGTTTATGTTCCTGTAAAATGGACTCCTAATAGAGTATCTACTCAAAATGTAGGCAGATTTGTATTTAAAGGCAAGGTTCAAAATTATAAGAAAGATGTTATATTAACACTCAATGTAAGGTATTGGACCTTAGATGAGCTCAAGAAAGAAAAGAACAAGGTTGTTGTTTTAAAAGGTTATAACAAAGAAGGTAAGGTTTTTACATATTGTGGTATTTTGCTATCACCTGATGGGAAGATATTAACAACTTATACTGCTATCGATTATCTTCAGAAAGCGGAAGTATATATTGGAAATCAGAGATATGAAGTTGAAAAGGTTATAGACTATGATGTTTCAAAGGATATAGCGATTTTAAAATTGAAAGGGGCTAAGAATCTGCCATATGTAAAAATAGGCGACTCAACTAAGGTCAAACCAGGTGATAGAGTGGTAGTAATTAGCACATCAGCTATTTATACAAATGTGTTTGTTTCTGAATATGATAAAGATAACGGGGTATTTGTTCTTGGTGGAGAGGCTATTAAGAAGGACGATACAGGGATGGCAGCTTTTAATTTCAGGGGCGAGGTTATTGGTATTGGATTTACAGGGTATTATAATGAGAATCCTAATAAGAAATATTTGATGGTGATTCCTTCTGAGAAAATAAAATCTCTTAAAGGTAATAAGAATTTAAGTTTATCACAGCTTTTTAGACGGGAACATGTAATAGAGGGAAAAGATTTTTATTACGAAGGTGAGATAAAGGACGGTATGAGACATGGCTATGGCTACTGCAAGTGGAGCAATGGAGATGAGTATATAGGTGATTGGAAAAATGATACAATGGATGGATATGGAGAATATTACAGCGCAAATGGAGATGTTTATAAAGGCGATTTCAAAAATGGCATGTTTGATGGCAGAGGGACGTGCATTTTTGCAAACGGAGATAAGTATGAGGGAGAATGGAAGAATGACAAGATAAATGGGAAAGGCACATATATATGGGCAAATGGTGATAAGTACGAAGGTGAGTGGAAAAACGGAGTCAAAGAGGGATATGGAATATACACATGGGCTGATGGGGATAGATATGAAGGTGAGTGGAAAAACGATAAAATGAATGGAACTGGGACAATGTATAAAGCAACAGGTGAGGTAATTAAGGGTATTTGGAAAGATGGTGAATTGATCCAAAAATTAGAGGATAATTTTTAA